The region CTCCATTAGCCACTGGGGCGTTGATGTGGCGCCTCCAATTCCAACGGTTTTGACATTTTTAAACCATTCGGGTTGCAACTCGTTAGGCGATGATACAAAGTAGGAGCGTGGATTCGACTGCTTACAGGATTCAAAAAGCATCTTCCCATTCGAACTTTTTATTCCACTAACAAAGATTATTAGGTCATGCTTTGCCGCAAAGTCCGCGAGTTCCTTTTTACGGTTTGCAACTTGTCCACATATGGTATTGTTGATTTTTAAAGGAATATTAGCGTTGACAAAGTTTTTGCTCATTCGCATCTTTATTTCATCAACTATTTTAGCGAAAACATCAGGTTCCTTTGTGGTTTGTGAGAATATTGTAACCGGTGCGGAGAAGTTGATGGTGTCCAGATCGTTTATAGATTCAACCACGGTTGCTTCGCCGTTGGTTTGTCCTACTAACCCTATAACTTCAGCGTGTCCCTTTTTGCCATAGATTATTATAGTTCCGTTGCATTCTTTCATTTCTAGCCATGCCTTATGCACCCTTTGCTGGAGCTTAAGTACAACAGGGCAGGTGGCATCAATTATCTCGATGTTGTTTTCTTTTGCTTCCCTGTATGTTGATGGTGGTTCGCCATGTGCTCTGATGAGCACTTTTTCCCCTTTCAGTTTAACTAGCAGATCGTGCGATGTTACTTTTAGCCCAAGTTCCTCCAGTCTTCTTACTTCTTCCTCGTTGTGGACAATGTCGCCTAAACAGTACAGCTCTCCGCTGTTTTCAATTTGTTGCTCAGCAGTTTGGATGGCCTTAACTACACCAAAGCAAAACCCAGATCTGGTATCTATCTCAATTTTCATATTATCTGAAGGCGCTAATTATACATGGAAAACAAAAGACTTTAAACAAAGTTTACTGGATCCGTTCCTTTACCAAGTTTTCAACCCATTCCATTTGCTCATCAACCGTCATGTGGCTATTGTCAAGTATAATTGCATCATCGGCTTTGCGCAAGGGCGAAACATTCCGTGTTTGATCTAAATGATCGCGTTCGCGGATATTATCCAACACTTCGTCCAGCGTTATGCTTATTCCTTTTTCAATCAATTCTTTAAGCCTTCGCTCTGCTCGGATTACGGGATCGGCTGTCATAAATAATTTAAGTTCGGCATTAGGGAATACAACCGTTCCAATATCGCGACCATCCATTACAATTCCCTTTTTCTCACCGAGTTTTCGCTGTAGTTCAACCATGCGTTCTCGTACTTCGGGGATTGCAGCAACAATGCTTACAAGATTTGCAATTTCGGGTTTTCTGATCTCGTTTTCAACCACTTTCCCATCCAGGGTTATTTCATAAATTGATTTGGATGAGTTAAGGCTAAAGCCAACCTCGATTTTCGAGAGTATTTTTGAGTATTTATTAGGATCAACCTTTCCGTTCTCAATTATTTTATGCTGTAAAAATGCCAGAGTTACAGCGCGGTACATTGCGCCGCTATCAATAAAAAGATAGTTGAGTTTTTTTGCTATTTGCTTTGCAAAGGTGCTTTTTCCGCATGATGAGAATCCGTCGATTGCTATTACAATATTTTTACCCATTTTAGTTCAATTTGAACTGCAAAGGTAAAAAACAGATCAAAAATAACTTGCCGACATATTTAAATGATAACAGAATAAATGTTAAGTATCAACAAATTAATGATTTATATGTTGTTAAATAATATGTTAACCAAAAGTTAACAATAACTTAACATTGATTTGTGGACTTTAATAGACTTTTGTGCAGTTAAAATAAATTTAATTAGTATGGGTTTAAATCGATTTTTTCAAATTTTAGTTCCAAAGGACACAACCTTTTATCCACATTTTAAGAAGGCTGCTGAGAACTTGGTTAACACATCTGTATTGCTTCAAAACATGATGAAGACAGATACATGGGAGGAGCGTACAAAGATTAAGGATCAGATAAAAGAGTTGGAGCGCAATGGCGATAATATGACCCACGAGATGTTCGATTTGCTCAACCAATCGTTTATAACACCGTTTGATCGTGAGGATATAAACGCGCTTATCTCGTCTATTGACGATGTGGTAGACTACATAAATGGAACCGCTCAGCGAATAATTATGTACAAACCCCAAACTATGCCAGCCGAATTTGGCAAGTTGGCCGATTTAATCCATGAGGGTTCTGTATCCTTAAAGTATGCAATCGATCATATTGAGGAGATTAAAAAGCCAACCAAAATAAAGGAGGCTTGCATTAGAATTAACGAGATAGAAAATCTTTCGGACGATATTTACCATCAGGGTATATCTCAACTATTCGAAATAGAAACAAATACTATTGAATTAATTAAGAAGAAGGAAATATACTTAATCTTGGAAGAAGCAACCGATAAGTTGGAAGATGCATCGGATGTTTTGAAATCAATCTCAATTAAACAGGCTTAGTGTATGACCATTCTAGTAATTACTATAATTGCAATAGCTCTTGTTTACGATTTCCTGAATGGAATGAACGATGCGGCAAACTCGGTGGCCACTATTGTTGCCACTCGGGTACTATCTCCATTCATGGCAGTGCTATGGGCGGCTTTCTTCAACTTTGCTGCGTATTTCCTTTTTGGTCTACATATAGCGAATACAATGGGTAAAGGTATTGTCGATCCGCATGTTATTGAGCCGTGGTTTGTTTTTTCGGCTCTAATTGGCGCTGCGCTTTGGGTTTATATATGTACCCATTTTGGCCTTCCAATTAGCGTTTCGCATGCACTTATTGGTGGAATGGTTGGGCCTGCTTGGTTTTTCTATGGAGCAAATGCAGTTGTTGTTTCAGGGATAACTAAAGTGGCAATATTCATTTTTGTTTCGCCTATTGTTGGTTTTGTTTTAGGGTACTTATTGATGGTTCTTACGTATTGGCTACTTCGTAAATCGAAACCAGGAAAGGTGGATCATTTGTTTAGAATTTTGCAGTTGGCTTCATCTGCCTTTTTCAGCCTTGGCCATGGCGGTAACGATGCTCAAAAAACAATGGGTATTATAGCAGTGCTGCTGTTTAGTACAGGTTATTTAGGCGCAGAGTTTTATGTTCCAGAGTGGGTTGTAATAGCATGTTACAGTGCTATAGGACTTGGGACTTTGACTGGTGGATGGAAAGTGATAAAGACAATGGGGGTAAACCTTACAGATCTAAAACCTGTTCATGGATTCAGCGCAGAAACTGCTGGTGCTATAACTTTAGCAATGTCTTCGTTTATGGGAATACCTGTAAGTACCACCCATACAATTTCAGGGGCAATTATGGGCGTTGGAATTACCCGTAGGGTTTCGGCAGTTCGTTGGAAGGTTGCACAGGGAATAATTGGTGCTTGGGTGCTGACAATCCCTATGACAATGGTTGTTTCGGGATTGCTTTACTTATTAATAAAACAGTTTGTGTAAATAACTTGGGTTAAATATGTCGCCCTGCCTGATTAGTCAATGGGCAGGGTCTTTTTTTTGCCAAAAAAATTGTCGAGATCCGTAGTTATTGCGAAGTGGTTGGTTGATCCTGCAAGATGCAGTGTGGCCCTGCTGTAATTAATCTGAAATTTCGAAATTTTTATTCCTATACCCCAGCTAAATCCAACTGCCGAGACTTTCTCCTGTATTTTGAGTTCATTCCTTCGTTGGTAGTTATACCCAACCCTTAAGTAGAAGTTCCGCACAGGAACAAATTCCGCACCTATAATTAAGTGGCTCATAAACTCTTTTCCTATTCTTGATGCCAAACTCGGCGAGGAATCTTGGGTGTCATCAAGTGTTGATTCTTCTGTAAAGGTGTCCGTCTCATAGTAGAGATCAGGGTTTTGGATTTGCTGGAAGGTGATTAAGAATCGGAACGGAGCGTGCGCCAATTTTTTGCTGATACCCGCAACTATTTCAAACGGAAGGGGTTCTCTGGTTTCGGATGTGTACGCTTTAACCATTGAGCCAATATTTCTAAAAACAATGCCGGCAGAGAATAATCCATTCTTAGAGTGATAACTGCCTGCTATATCAGCCGCAATTCCCCACGATGTGTATTTTTCAAGATGCGAGTATATCGGTTTAAAATTTATCCCAACGCTAAAGCATGTGTCAATAACTCTTGCGTAGGAAAAAACAAATGCCATTTCCGATGCTGTAAATGTCCCTTGGGTTGTGCCTGTTTCATCGGCGCGAGTGAAGTCTCCGTATCCTATTCTTTGTCCGCCAATTGCAAACGTGCCCAAGTTTTTGTATTGTCGGGCATATGAAAAAGAACCATACTTAACTCCTGCATAGTATCCAACGTACGATAGCATAAGGTTGTTGTGCATGCTCGAGTCGAGCAGGGCTGGGTTTTGAAATACTACAGAAAGATCCGATTCATCTAATGCAGCTGTTTTTCCTCCCAGAGCAGTTGTTCGTGCAGATGTTGGCAGGTTCAAGAATTGATAGGTTCCTCTCCCGCTAACCTGCGCAAGCAGAATGTTAGCAGTGAGATTCAGAATGATTAGTAATGAAAGACGTTTCTTTTGCATCGGCTTCAAGTTCGCGGCAAAGGTAATTAATTTGAAGTATGTTTATTAAACAGTTTAATTACAAAAATATTGTATTGGTGCAATAGAATATAGCGTGTCGCTATTATCTATAAACAACGAAAGTTTGATTGTGCAATTTGTAGCATAAAAGTGATGCTATTGCACTAAGTTTTTTATGCCTTAATTTATATTGCTTGGTATTAACTCCGTTTCGTGCTTTGGCTTGGAATTGTAGGTTTTGCTTACAACAACGTTGATGGCCTCTGGCAGTATCGTAAAGTGGAATGGCGATTCTCCTAATGATTCTCCATCGGCCTCAAGTTTAATTGGGGGATTACTTGTTATTTTGATCTCTTTCCCTCTGTAACTCGATATTTTGGGATGCTTTAGAATTGATCCATCGTATAGCCTGTGAATATTTCTTAACACGCCAAGTACGCTTATTTTTTTGATTATCGTTATGTCGAATAAGCCATCATTTACAACAGCATTGGGAACTTGCATCATGCCCGCTCCATTGTAACAGCCAATGCCAATGGTTAAACTTAAAATGCGTTCCTGAATTTCAGTGCTATCAACAGTTATGTTTACTTTAGTGTGATGATAGCCTATTAAACTCTTTAGTAGGCTGAACATATAAAGCAGCGTTCCTCTGCGTCCAACATCTTTCAGTTTGTTTGTTTGCAGTGCCACTTCTGCATCAAAACCAATCCCTGCTGCATTCACAAAATATCGCGTATGCTTTACCATCGATTCACAGAACTCCACTTGGCCAACATCTTGTTTAAATACGCATTCCGATTGAATGGCTCTAATGCATTCCTCGTAATCATGTGTGGTGCTGTACATCCTGAGCCAATCGTTACCAGTTCCAACTGCAATAACCCCGATTGTGATTTCGGATGGAGTTATGATTTTTTGGATAAATATCCCATTTACAACTTCATTGAGCGTACCATCGCCTCCCACTGCAATTATTTTCCTGTAACCATTCTTGATGGCTTTAACCGTAATCTCAATTGCGTGGTATTTGTGCTCGGTAAACTCGTGGGTGAAGTTAATCCTGTACTTGGCTAGCAGACATTCAATTATGGGCCAGTCAGTACTTCCTTTCCCACCGCCAGCGCGGGGGTTTATAACTATAAACCAACTATCGTTCAATAATTTGAATATTTATGCATCGAGAATTAGCGTGCAAATATAATACTTAGATTAAATAGTTAATCCCAATTTTAATTTCGGGCATGATATTTAAAAAGATTTTCTATTTTTGCAGATGCTACAGGTTTTTTGGAGGATTGTTAATAACCTGTTAGTAATACGCCAATTTTTGTTCATATTCAAATCGTTTCGAACTTGGATTGGTGGTTTAAGGTTGTGTAATTTTGACCCCTGTTTTAAAAACATAGAAAATGGCAAAAGTAATTGCATTAGCAAACCAAAAGGGCGGAGTTGGTAAAACCACTTCTGCTATTAACCTTGCTGCCAGTCTTGCAGTTTTAGAAAAAAGAATTTTACTGATTGATGCTGACCCTCAGGCAAATGCGACTTCAGGAACTGGATTTGATCTGAGAAATATCAAGACTAGCATTTATGAGTGCATGGTGGACGATGTAAATCCAAACGATATCATTCTCAATAGTGAAATCAAAGGGTTG is a window of Tenuifilaceae bacterium CYCD DNA encoding:
- the ispH gene encoding 4-hydroxy-3-methylbut-2-enyl diphosphate reductase — encoded protein: MKIEIDTRSGFCFGVVKAIQTAEQQIENSGELYCLGDIVHNEEEVRRLEELGLKVTSHDLLVKLKGEKVLIRAHGEPPSTYREAKENNIEIIDATCPVVLKLQQRVHKAWLEMKECNGTIIIYGKKGHAEVIGLVGQTNGEATVVESINDLDTINFSAPVTIFSQTTKEPDVFAKIVDEIKMRMSKNFVNANIPLKINNTICGQVANRKKELADFAAKHDLIIFVSGIKSSNGKMLFESCKQSNPRSYFVSSPNELQPEWFKNVKTVGIGGATSTPQWLMEKVAQKIEEIASISD
- the cmk gene encoding cytidylate kinase translates to MGKNIVIAIDGFSSCGKSTFAKQIAKKLNYLFIDSGAMYRAVTLAFLQHKIIENGKVDPNKYSKILSKIEVGFSLNSSKSIYEITLDGKVVENEIRKPEIANLVSIVAAIPEVRERMVELQRKLGEKKGIVMDGRDIGTVVFPNAELKLFMTADPVIRAERRLKELIEKGISITLDEVLDNIRERDHLDQTRNVSPLRKADDAIILDNSHMTVDEQMEWVENLVKERIQ
- a CDS encoding anion permease; this translates as MTILVITIIAIALVYDFLNGMNDAANSVATIVATRVLSPFMAVLWAAFFNFAAYFLFGLHIANTMGKGIVDPHVIEPWFVFSALIGAALWVYICTHFGLPISVSHALIGGMVGPAWFFYGANAVVVSGITKVAIFIFVSPIVGFVLGYLLMVLTYWLLRKSKPGKVDHLFRILQLASSAFFSLGHGGNDAQKTMGIIAVLLFSTGYLGAEFYVPEWVVIACYSAIGLGTLTGGWKVIKTMGVNLTDLKPVHGFSAETAGAITLAMSSFMGIPVSTTHTISGAIMGVGITRRVSAVRWKVAQGIIGAWVLTIPMTMVVSGLLYLLIKQFV
- the porQ gene encoding penicillin-binding protein yields the protein MQKKRLSLLIILNLTANILLAQVSGRGTYQFLNLPTSARTTALGGKTAALDESDLSVVFQNPALLDSSMHNNLMLSYVGYYAGVKYGSFSYARQYKNLGTFAIGGQRIGYGDFTRADETGTTQGTFTASEMAFVFSYARVIDTCFSVGINFKPIYSHLEKYTSWGIAADIAGSYHSKNGLFSAGIVFRNIGSMVKAYTSETREPLPFEIVAGISKKLAHAPFRFLITFQQIQNPDLYYETDTFTEESTLDDTQDSSPSLASRIGKEFMSHLIIGAEFVPVRNFYLRVGYNYQRRNELKIQEKVSAVGFSWGIGIKISKFQINYSRATLHLAGSTNHFAITTDLDNFFGKKKTLPID
- a CDS encoding diacylglycerol kinase, whose product is MNDSWFIVINPRAGGGKGSTDWPIIECLLAKYRINFTHEFTEHKYHAIEITVKAIKNGYRKIIAVGGDGTLNEVVNGIFIQKIITPSEITIGVIAVGTGNDWLRMYSTTHDYEECIRAIQSECVFKQDVGQVEFCESMVKHTRYFVNAAGIGFDAEVALQTNKLKDVGRRGTLLYMFSLLKSLIGYHHTKVNITVDSTEIQERILSLTIGIGCYNGAGMMQVPNAVVNDGLFDITIIKKISVLGVLRNIHRLYDGSILKHPKISSYRGKEIKITSNPPIKLEADGESLGESPFHFTILPEAINVVVSKTYNSKPKHETELIPSNIN